Genomic DNA from Gimesia aquarii:
GTATGAGAATGACACAGCATAATTGCCGGACAGTCTGCCCATTCAAATCCGACAGTCGACTGTAGTTTTTCTGCTATGGCAGCAGCGATGTCTATTGGAGAGAGTTGAGGTTGTAATAATCGACGAGTTTCTATACCAGTTGAGCGACTAATTGCCTTAACACTGGAAAAGCCATCCGTTATGCCTTGGTGTGAAAGAGCATAGACACTCTCATTATCCAATAGTTCGAAAAGGTCATCATGATCAGCCAGATCTACTATTTCCGTTAGTGCAAATCCATTATTCTGCATAAAGTAATCCCAACCTAATTATTGCAGAAAGGGAATCCATAACCCCGCAATCGTCTGAGTATGTGCAACATGTGCTCAAAGTGCAATTGAATATGAATAAATGAGGAGAAAATTTTAATAACTCGAATGATAATCGCCTGGCAGGAAGTGCTTTGGCATGAACATTTTGAATAAAATAGATGCAGGTAGTTCGTTAATTTAAAGGTTCCACGAAAGTAGTGCTAATAAGGTCATCAAAGCCCCCATAATAATGATGGCTGTGAAGAAAAAACGAATAGAACGTTGAATGATAATTTGAGGGACTTCATAACGAGTCGCATTATACACTAGGCTAATCACTGCCAAAAGTGGAATCAGATAGACAACGGCATTGATCTGATTCGCTAACAGGAATGGGATCGACATGATAAAACTGCCTTTGTTTTCTGAAATAAGGTTATAAACTGTATGTGACTGCTAATGGATCTGGAAATATTTGCTAGGATTTCGAATTTGCCTGTTCTTTGTCTTTTGATGCTGGTTCCTCTTCGTCACCTCTTCCATAAGCTGGTCCTTCAAATGCATCCCAGATTACCAGCAGATTTAACAATCCTGCGATCCACGTGAATACGACGGCGAATTCATAACGTTTCCCCAGCTTTTTATTGATATCATCAAGTTCCTGATTACTTAAAGGCATTTCAAACCAGTTTAGAAAGGGCCTGGGAATCGTTCCTTCAATGTGGCCTGTGTCTGTCCGACGTCCATTTACTTCTCGAACGACAGCACATTCAAGAACTCGTCTTTGATTGCCTCCCAATGGTAAACCTATTCCTACAGGATCAGACAGGTTTAATGCCGAGATCGGCTTATTATCCAAAGTCCCTTCAAAAACACCGGTAATTTCAGTGCCAAACTCACCAGGAACTGTTTTTAATTTAATGGAACCCTCTAATTGCCCACTAATGTTTTTGCCATCATCAGTACGGTCTAAGAGTGTTCCCTTAAAAGGAGCTTCTAAGGGCATTTCCTGATGATAGGGGTGTGAGTCAAAATAGTTAGCGTCAAAGTCATTTTGGCCAAGTCTAATTGGTGAAACAACTTTATTATAACGCGAAGTTTGTATCAAAGCGGGTAGTGCAGGTAAGCCGACACCTACTTGTGCAAAATAACCCAGATTTCTTTTACCAGGTTCTGACTGATAATAAACAGTCTTCCAATCACCTAATGCCATACCACAAAAGAACGTACTCAAGATGCAGAAACAGTAAATGGCTGCTTTAAATGTCCTTCCTTGGTAAAAGTGACCTGCACCAGGAATAAGGAATGCTAAAATTGCAGCGACAACAGGATTTTTCAATTCAATTTTGTTGTGGCTCTCCGTCATTTCAGGACCCTCTAGCACTGGTTGTATAAAATGTTTTTAGTAAATGATTTTCGTTTTTCAGCGCTGGATATTAGGCTTTGTAGCCAACAAACTGAAAGATTACTCTTTTTTAGTTTAGGTTCTCTTATATAGCTCAGGATGAGACGTAGTGTATCTCATACAGAATCAAAGGGCCAGTCCAACCTGAAGTCTTTACTATTTCAGGAGTTGGGGCTCTTGTCTTCTCAAAAAACGAAGGATTGGATGTCCCCGTTTGCTCTAAGGCTATTGTCCCCCTTCGGCTCGATTTGACCACCACGGCAGACTGATCCCGCCATCGATAGTAGTTGTACCTCCTGTCATATAATCAGCATCACCACTGGAGAGAAAGGTAACAAGCTTTCCGACTTCATTGGGGCTCCCCAGTCGTTTCCAGGGGATATTTTCTGCTCCTGCTTCAAGTTGTTCATCAGTGAAGAACTTTCTTTCTCCCGGAGTATCAATCCAACCTGGGTGAACAGTGTTTACGCGGATTCTGTACGGTGCAAATTCAATGGCAGCGGTTCTCGCCATATGATCAATTGCCGCTTTGGCCATGTTGTAGGCAGCTGAAGTGGGAATTGCTATTACTGCGTGCGGAGAACTAATCACAACGATAGATCCTCCCTCTCCTTGCTTTGTCATTTGTTGTGCCGCAGCACGGACACCAAAGAACGCGCCCCACATTGTCACATCTATGGTTTTTTTGAAGCCTTCCATATCCGCTTCGAGAATCAGCTCTCGATCACTGTAAGCAGAATTAGAAACAAATAAATCGAGGCTCCCAAACTCTTCCGCGACTGTTGAAACGGCAGCATCTACAGATTGTTGGTCTGAGACATCGGCCTGAATTGTGATTGCTTTGACGCCAAATGATCGTGCTTCTTCTGCTGCTGTTTCTGCTTCTTCAGGATGAGATCGGTAATTGATTGCGACGTTTGCTCCTGCTTTGGCCATTTCAATCGCACAGCCACGACCGATTCCACGCGAGGCACCTGTTACGAGCGCGTTTCGCCCTTCCAGCTTCATTGTTTTTATTCCTTAGTTGTATGAACGTTTGGTTTTGGCATAGCAAACCGTTGTGAATGAGGATTCTAATCAAATAGATTTTTTAATGGGTAAGGCTTTTAGAAGAATTTACAGGGCTACAATGTACTCTGCAAATGACGCTACTGCGAGGCCTGATCTATGATATGGAATAATC
This window encodes:
- a CDS encoding DUF6677 family protein, whose product is MTESHNKIELKNPVVAAILAFLIPGAGHFYQGRTFKAAIYCFCILSTFFCGMALGDWKTVYYQSEPGKRNLGYFAQVGVGLPALPALIQTSRYNKVVSPIRLGQNDFDANYFDSHPYHQEMPLEAPFKGTLLDRTDDGKNISGQLEGSIKLKTVPGEFGTEITGVFEGTLDNKPISALNLSDPVGIGLPLGGNQRRVLECAVVREVNGRRTDTGHIEGTIPRPFLNWFEMPLSNQELDDINKKLGKRYEFAVVFTWIAGLLNLLVIWDAFEGPAYGRGDEEEPASKDKEQANSKS
- a CDS encoding SDR family NAD(P)-dependent oxidoreductase; its protein translation is MKLEGRNALVTGASRGIGRGCAIEMAKAGANVAINYRSHPEEAETAAEEARSFGVKAITIQADVSDQQSVDAAVSTVAEEFGSLDLFVSNSAYSDRELILEADMEGFKKTIDVTMWGAFFGVRAAAQQMTKQGEGGSIVVISSPHAVIAIPTSAAYNMAKAAIDHMARTAAIEFAPYRIRVNTVHPGWIDTPGERKFFTDEQLEAGAENIPWKRLGSPNEVGKLVTFLSSGDADYMTGGTTTIDGGISLPWWSNRAEGGQ